The following is a genomic window from Sutcliffiella horikoshii.
ATAGGTAGTAGCAGTAAACCATCACCTGAGAAGCATCAAGACGGGTCCACTGTTCGAGAATAGAATATTACAGCCGTGTAAAGGGAGATCAAATCGACATTTTGGGTAATGTGTATATAATTTCTAATTCAGTCATTAAGTAATTGGATGCGACACTCTAAATTTATAGACGAAAAACACCATATCATATAACCAGGCGCTATTCTTGTTTCAAGGATGAGCGCTTATTTTGTATAAGAGGTTTTGCAGAACCCTAGTCCGAAAGTACACCATGTATCTGATGAAACTTTTCATATGGATACTCGTATATAACTCAAAGATAAAGATGTAACCAAAGGAGGAGTGTTTACATGTCAGATCCATATAGTGTGGTGGCTGGTGGTGATGCTATGTTTCAGATTGTACCAATTTTTATTGGCTTTTGTGATTGTTATCGGTAGTATCTTAATTTCAATTTTTAAAGGCGTTGGGGAGTGGCAGAAGAATGAGCAGTCACCAAAGCTAAGTGTGCCAGCTGTTGTTACATCAAAACGGATAGATGTTACCAAAAGGTCCAATATGCATCATCACAACGATACCCATCATCACCATTCTTCCAGCACACATACAAAATATTATGTGACGTTCGAGTTTGAAAGTGGCGACCGTTCGGAGTTTCACGTTTTTGGTAAGGAGTATGGTTTACTTTCCGAAGGTGACAATGGAGTATTAAGCTTTCAAGGGACGCGGTAGTTAGGGTTTGAGCGAAACAAAGGGAGTATATCGGGAGGAGAGGATTACCAAAGTGACTACAAGTGAAAAAGAAATTCTACTGTTGAATAGTGACAAGTACTTTAATAGATTACTTGCAATTATTGAATCCGTACCAAGTAGAAAAATAGGCCTTTCCATTGAAACGCTAGAAAGAGACAAGAATTTCCGTGATGTCGTCATGCACCTGTATGAATGGCATGCCATGCTGGAGAGATGGTATAGGGAAGGAATGGATGGGGATATCCCGTTTATGCCAGCACCGGGTTATAAATGGAGTAAGATCGGGCACCTCAATATGCGAACATGGGAAACCTACCAAGACGTAACATTAAATCAAGCGATAAAGAAATTAAAGTTAAGCCATGAGCGAGTGATGGAACTAATTAGATCACATACCAATGAAGAAATCATGACAAAAAATACATTCTTCTACTTTGTTGAAGATTCTGGGTAAGGGTGAAACTCAGATCTTTACGAGCTGGGTTTTTCTTATATAAAAAAGCTCGGAGTTTCTACTCGGAGCTTTTTATTGTATTGTTCTGCATTTTTATTTTCAGAAAAATAGGGAGGGTTAGGGGACAGAAAATTATAAATCAGATACTTTTCACGTATAGCCTTAATTAAGGCCTCTATACTTGAGAAATGCTTTCATGAAACTTAAAGATGGTTAACTTTAATATTTTTTAGTGATGATTGGATATAGTCTGTTAATATTCTACGATGGCAATGAGTATGTTGATGCTCACTACATAGAAAACAGACATTATCATCCTCAATCAATTTTTTTACTAGGGGTAGAATTTTTCGTTTCTCAATTAATTCATTATACTCAATTTCATATTCATCCCAAGTCATTTCTTTCTTCTTATATGACTTTAGAATGTAATCAGATGGTGCCAGAGTAGGAGTATGAATATATTTTATGTCAACTAATTCTAGAATATATTCAAGGTCTTGTTTCTTAGCGAAACCAGATAGCTGAGATGTATTATTTAGTCTTGTATCAACAACCTTCGTTACACCTGCTTCTTTCAACAGCTTAATAAATTGTCTTAAAGATTTTTTAGCAAAACCAATTGTATTTATAGTTTCCCCCATTATTTTGAGTCCTCCCTGTAAACTGTTTTTAGAATAAATATAATTGTTCATTTCTTATTGGATTTAATTCTATAGCTTGAACACCATAAGGTTTAAAAAACTCTCCAACCAGTCGTCTGTGACAAAAACGGTGATCATCACAAAAACAAATCAAAACGATATTTTTACCCTTTAGGAGTTGTTTATAAACCTCACGAAGACACTGCTTGGTCTCTCTATTTTCTAATTCTTCTAAGAATACCTCTTCATATTTATGCCACCAAGAGTCAGGGTTATGCCCTTTCCAATTATTAATAAATTTCAAAAACAAATTCTTAGAGGGAGATAACTGTTTTACAAGTATTGTATTAGGGATTTCAATACCTGCTCTTGTTATTTGCCATAACTCTGCTTCCACTTTTAAGTACTTAAGTCCAGCCGGATTTGAAGTAAACAGTTGTCCTTTAGGTCTCGGGGATTTTTCCATGTTACTACTCCCTTTTTTCTTCCAAGTTTAATGTTATGATATTAACATTAATTTGGATAAGAGTCTAATACGGGAACCTCAGGGTCGGTAATTAAGCTGATAGCCATAGGATACTCTTTAT
Proteins encoded in this region:
- a CDS encoding DUF2500 domain-containing protein; its protein translation is MLCFRLYQFLLAFVIVIGSILISIFKGVGEWQKNEQSPKLSVPAVVTSKRIDVTKRSNMHHHNDTHHHHSSSTHTKYYVTFEFESGDRSEFHVFGKEYGLLSEGDNGVLSFQGTR
- a CDS encoding ClbS/DfsB family four-helix bundle protein gives rise to the protein MTTSEKEILLLNSDKYFNRLLAIIESVPSRKIGLSIETLERDKNFRDVVMHLYEWHAMLERWYREGMDGDIPFMPAPGYKWSKIGHLNMRTWETYQDVTLNQAIKKLKLSHERVMELIRSHTNEEIMTKNTFFYFVEDSG
- a CDS encoding DUF488 domain-containing protein → MGETINTIGFAKKSLRQFIKLLKEAGVTKVVDTRLNNTSQLSGFAKKQDLEYILELVDIKYIHTPTLAPSDYILKSYKKKEMTWDEYEIEYNELIEKRKILPLVKKLIEDDNVCFLCSEHQHTHCHRRILTDYIQSSLKNIKVNHL
- a CDS encoding DUF488 family protein, N3 subclade, with the translated sequence MEKSPRPKGQLFTSNPAGLKYLKVEAELWQITRAGIEIPNTILVKQLSPSKNLFLKFINNWKGHNPDSWWHKYEEVFLEELENRETKQCLREVYKQLLKGKNIVLICFCDDHRFCHRRLVGEFFKPYGVQAIELNPIRNEQLYLF